The Vidua chalybeata isolate OUT-0048 chromosome 31, bVidCha1 merged haplotype, whole genome shotgun sequence genome window below encodes:
- the FLOT1 gene encoding flotillin-1 isoform X1 produces MFFTCGPNEAMVVSGFCRSPPVMVAGGRVLVIPCLQQIQRISLNTLTLPVRSEKVYTRHGVPISVTGIAQVKIQGQNKEMLAAACQMFLGKSESEIGQIALETLEGHQRAIMAHMTVEEIYKDRQKFSDQVFRVASSDLVNMGISVVSYTLKDVHDEQDYLRSLGKGRTAQVQRDARVGEAEAKRDAGIREARARQEQVSAQLLSEEATARAQRDFQVAQAECDGAVSARRATAELAFQLQAARSQQAIAAQRGEVALVERAQRVQLQEQEVGRRRQELEATVRKPAEAERYRLERLAEAQRMQVLLQAEAEAETLKVTGAARAAAVASRARAEAAAAAAKAEAFGQFQDAAVVDLVLQRLPQVAEAVAQPLLGMRRVTLVGGSGAVGVAKIPSEILDLVTRLPGAVGALARGSQVTPTEPEGGARATETSPNVPKVSPNAPRVSLSATPQ; encoded by the exons GTTTCTGCCGCAGCCCCCCGGTGATGGTGGCCGGGGGCCGGGTGTTGGTGatcccctgcctgcagcagatcCAGCG GATCTCGCTGAACACGCTGACGCTGCCCGTGCGCAGTGAGAAGGTTTACACCCGCCACGGGGTGCCCATCTCCGTCACCGGCATTGCCCAG GTGAAGATCCAGGGACAGAACAAGGAGATGCTGGCGGCCGCCTGCCAGATGTTCCTGGGCAAGTCAGAGAGTGAGATCGGCCAGATCGCCCTGGAGACACTGGAGGGCCACCAACGTGCCATCATGGCCCACATGACCGtggag GAGATCTACAAGGACCGGCAGAAGTTCTCGGATCAGGTTTTCCGTGTGGCCTCGTCCGACCTGGTGAACATGGGCATCTCCGTGGTCAGCTACACCCTCAAGGACGTGCACGATGAGCAG gatTACCTGCGCTCCCTCGGCAAGGGCCGCACGGCGCAGGTGCAGCGCGACGCCCGTGTGGGAGAGGCCGAGGCCAAACGCGACGCTGGGATCCGC gaggcGCGGGCGCGGCAGGAGCAGGTGTCGGCACAGCTGCTGAGCGAGGAGGCCACGGCACGAGCCCAGCGTGACTTCCAGGTGGCCCAGGCTGAGTGTGATGGAGCCGTCAGTGCCCGCAGGGCCACGGCTGAGCTGGcattccagctgcag GCGGCCCGGTCCCAGCAGGCCATCGCGGCGCAGCGCGGGGAGGTGGCGCTGGTGGAGCGGGCACAGCgggtgcagctgcaggagcaggaggttggGCGGCGCCGCCAGGAGCTCGAGGCCACCGTGCGCAAACCAGCCGAGGCCGAGCGCTACCGGCTGGAGCGGCTGGCTGAGGCACAGCG gatgcaggtgctgctgcaggcagaggctgAGGCCGAGACCCTCAAG GTGACGGGTGCTGCCCGTGCCGCGGCCGTGGCCTCTCGTGCCCGCGCCGAGGCCGCGGCGGCCGCAGCCAAGGCCGAGGCCTTCGGGCAGTTCCAGGACGCGGCCGTGGTGGATctggtgctgcagaggctgccccag GTGGCCGAGGCGGTGGCGCAGCCGCTGCTGGGGATGCGCCGGGTGACGCTCGTGGGCGGCTCCGGGGCCGTCGGGGTGGCCAAAATCCCCTCGGAAATCCTGGACTTGGTCACGCGGCTGCCGGGGGCCGTGGGGGCGCTGGCCAGGGGCTCCCAG gtgaccccaacGGAGCCCGAGGGTGGCGCCAGAGCCACTGAAACATCCCCGaatgtccccaaagtgtccccaaatgccCCCAGAGTGTCCCTGAGTGCCACCCCCCAGTGA
- the LOC128801730 gene encoding tubulin beta chain isoform X2: protein MREIVHIQAGQCGNQIGAKFWEVISDEHGIDPTGTYHGDSDLQLDRISVYYNEATGGKYVPRAILVDLEPGTMDSVRSGPFGQIFRPDNFVFGQSGAGNNWAKGHYTEGAELVDSVLDVVRKEAESCDCLQGFQLTHSLGGGTGSGMGTLLISKIREEYPDRIMNTFSVVPSPKVSDTVVEPYNATLSVHQLVENTDETYCIDNEALYDICFRTLKLTTPTYGDLNHLVSATMSGVTTCLRFPGQLNADLRKLAVNMVPFPRLHFFMPGFAPLTSRGSQQYRALTVPELTQQVFDAKNMMAACDPRHGRYLTVAAVFRGRMSMKEVDEQMLNVQNKNSSYFVEWIPNNVKTAVCDIPPRGLKMAVTFIGNSTAIQELFKRISEQFTAMFRRKAFLHWYTGEGMDEMEFTEAESNMNDLVSEYQQYQDATAEEEEDFGEEAEEEA from the exons TTCTGGGAGGTGATCAGTGACGAACACGGCATCGACCCCACGGGCACCTACCATGGGGACAGCGACCTGCAGCTGGACCGCATCAGTGTCTACTACAACGAGGCCACAG GGGGTAAATACGTGCCCAGGGCCATCCTGGTGGACCTGGAGCCCGGCACCATGGACTCGGTGCGCTCTGGCCCCTTCGGGCAGATCTTCCGGCCCGACAACTTCGTCTTCG GCCAAAGCGGTGCCGGCAACAACTGGGCCAAGGGTCACTACACGGAGGGTGCCGAGCTGGTGGACTCGGTGCTGGACGTGGTGCGCAAGGAGGCCGAGAGCTGCGACTGCCTGCAGGGCTTCCAGCTGACCCATTCCCTGGGCGGCGGCACCGGCTCGGGCATGGGCACGCTGCTCATCTCCAAGATCCGCGAGGAGTACCCCGACCGCATCATGAACACCTTCAGCGTGGTGCCGTCCCCCAAGGTGTCGGACACGGTGGTGGAGCCCTACAATGCCACGCTGTCCGTGCACCAGCTGGTGGAGAACACGGACGAGACCTACTGCATCGACAACGAGGCGCTCTACGACATCTGCTTCCGCACCCTCAAGCTGACCACACCCACCTACGGCGACCTCAACCACCTGGTGTCGGCCACCATGAGCGGCGTCACCACCTGCCTGCGCTTCCCCGGCCAGCTCAATGCCGACCTGCGCAAGCTGGCCGTCAACATGGTGCCCTTCCCACGGCTGCACTTCTTCATGCCTGGCTTCGCGCCGCTGACCTCGCGGGGCAGCCAGCAGTACCGCGCCCTCACCGTGCCTGAGCTCACCCAGCAGGTCTTCGACGCCAAGAACATGATGGCCGCCTGCGACCCGCGGCACGGCCGCTACCTGACGGTGGCCGCCGTTTTCCGTGGGCGCATGTCCATGAAGGAGGTGGACGAGCAGATGCTGAACGTGCAGAACAAGAACAGCTCCTACTTCGTGGAGTGGATCCCCAACAACGTGAAGACAGCCGTGTGCGACATCCCACCGCGCGGCCTCAAGATGGCCGTCACCTTCATTGGCAACAGCACGGCCATCCAGGAGCTCTTCAAGCGCATCTCGGAGCAGTTCACGGCCATGTTCCGGCGCAAGGCCTTCCTGCACTGGTACACGGGTGAGGGCATGGACGAGATGGAGTTCACTGAGGCCGAGAGCAACATGAACGACCTCGTGTCCGAGTACCAGCAGTACCAGGACGCCACggccgaggaggaggaggatttcGGCGAGGAGGCCGAAGAGGAGGCCTGA
- the FLOT1 gene encoding flotillin-1 isoform X2 produces the protein MFFTCGPNEAMVVSGFCRSPPVMVAGGRVLVIPCLQQIQRISLNTLTLPVRSEKVYTRHGVPISVTGIAQEIYKDRQKFSDQVFRVASSDLVNMGISVVSYTLKDVHDEQDYLRSLGKGRTAQVQRDARVGEAEAKRDAGIREARARQEQVSAQLLSEEATARAQRDFQVAQAECDGAVSARRATAELAFQLQAARSQQAIAAQRGEVALVERAQRVQLQEQEVGRRRQELEATVRKPAEAERYRLERLAEAQRMQVLLQAEAEAETLKVTGAARAAAVASRARAEAAAAAAKAEAFGQFQDAAVVDLVLQRLPQVAEAVAQPLLGMRRVTLVGGSGAVGVAKIPSEILDLVTRLPGAVGALARGSQVTPTEPEGGARATETSPNVPKVSPNAPRVSLSATPQ, from the exons GTTTCTGCCGCAGCCCCCCGGTGATGGTGGCCGGGGGCCGGGTGTTGGTGatcccctgcctgcagcagatcCAGCG GATCTCGCTGAACACGCTGACGCTGCCCGTGCGCAGTGAGAAGGTTTACACCCGCCACGGGGTGCCCATCTCCGTCACCGGCATTGCCCAG GAGATCTACAAGGACCGGCAGAAGTTCTCGGATCAGGTTTTCCGTGTGGCCTCGTCCGACCTGGTGAACATGGGCATCTCCGTGGTCAGCTACACCCTCAAGGACGTGCACGATGAGCAG gatTACCTGCGCTCCCTCGGCAAGGGCCGCACGGCGCAGGTGCAGCGCGACGCCCGTGTGGGAGAGGCCGAGGCCAAACGCGACGCTGGGATCCGC gaggcGCGGGCGCGGCAGGAGCAGGTGTCGGCACAGCTGCTGAGCGAGGAGGCCACGGCACGAGCCCAGCGTGACTTCCAGGTGGCCCAGGCTGAGTGTGATGGAGCCGTCAGTGCCCGCAGGGCCACGGCTGAGCTGGcattccagctgcag GCGGCCCGGTCCCAGCAGGCCATCGCGGCGCAGCGCGGGGAGGTGGCGCTGGTGGAGCGGGCACAGCgggtgcagctgcaggagcaggaggttggGCGGCGCCGCCAGGAGCTCGAGGCCACCGTGCGCAAACCAGCCGAGGCCGAGCGCTACCGGCTGGAGCGGCTGGCTGAGGCACAGCG gatgcaggtgctgctgcaggcagaggctgAGGCCGAGACCCTCAAG GTGACGGGTGCTGCCCGTGCCGCGGCCGTGGCCTCTCGTGCCCGCGCCGAGGCCGCGGCGGCCGCAGCCAAGGCCGAGGCCTTCGGGCAGTTCCAGGACGCGGCCGTGGTGGATctggtgctgcagaggctgccccag GTGGCCGAGGCGGTGGCGCAGCCGCTGCTGGGGATGCGCCGGGTGACGCTCGTGGGCGGCTCCGGGGCCGTCGGGGTGGCCAAAATCCCCTCGGAAATCCTGGACTTGGTCACGCGGCTGCCGGGGGCCGTGGGGGCGCTGGCCAGGGGCTCCCAG gtgaccccaacGGAGCCCGAGGGTGGCGCCAGAGCCACTGAAACATCCCCGaatgtccccaaagtgtccccaaatgccCCCAGAGTGTCCCTGAGTGCCACCCCCCAGTGA
- the FLOT1 gene encoding flotillin-1 isoform X3, with the protein MFFTCGPNEAMVVSGFCRSPPVMVAGGRVLVIPCLQQIQRISLNTLTLPVRSEKVYTRHGVPISVTGIAQVKIQGQNKEMLAAACQMFLGKSESEIGQIALETLEGHQRAIMAHMTVEEIYKDRQKFSDQVFRVASSDLVNMGISVVSYTLKDVHDEQDYLRSLGKGRTAQVQRDARVGEAEAKRDAGIREARARQEQVSAQLLSEEATARAQRDFQVAQAECDGAVSARRATAELAFQLQAARSQQAIAAQRGEVALVERAQRVQLQEQEVGRRRQELEATVRKPAEAERYRLERLAEAQRMQVLLQAEAEAETLKVTGAARAAAVASRARAEAAAAAAKAEAFGQFQDAAVVDLVLQRLPQVAEAVAQPLLGMRRVTLVGGSGAVGVAKIPSEILDLVTRLPGAVGALARGSQVTPTEPEGGARATETSPNVPKVSPNAPRVCLDHPQMSLRSPQMSPGASQLSSGIPKMSPSVPEGVSRCPQCPRSLQVCPRCRQVHPRCPQARPKCPQVCPQMS; encoded by the exons GTTTCTGCCGCAGCCCCCCGGTGATGGTGGCCGGGGGCCGGGTGTTGGTGatcccctgcctgcagcagatcCAGCG GATCTCGCTGAACACGCTGACGCTGCCCGTGCGCAGTGAGAAGGTTTACACCCGCCACGGGGTGCCCATCTCCGTCACCGGCATTGCCCAG GTGAAGATCCAGGGACAGAACAAGGAGATGCTGGCGGCCGCCTGCCAGATGTTCCTGGGCAAGTCAGAGAGTGAGATCGGCCAGATCGCCCTGGAGACACTGGAGGGCCACCAACGTGCCATCATGGCCCACATGACCGtggag GAGATCTACAAGGACCGGCAGAAGTTCTCGGATCAGGTTTTCCGTGTGGCCTCGTCCGACCTGGTGAACATGGGCATCTCCGTGGTCAGCTACACCCTCAAGGACGTGCACGATGAGCAG gatTACCTGCGCTCCCTCGGCAAGGGCCGCACGGCGCAGGTGCAGCGCGACGCCCGTGTGGGAGAGGCCGAGGCCAAACGCGACGCTGGGATCCGC gaggcGCGGGCGCGGCAGGAGCAGGTGTCGGCACAGCTGCTGAGCGAGGAGGCCACGGCACGAGCCCAGCGTGACTTCCAGGTGGCCCAGGCTGAGTGTGATGGAGCCGTCAGTGCCCGCAGGGCCACGGCTGAGCTGGcattccagctgcag GCGGCCCGGTCCCAGCAGGCCATCGCGGCGCAGCGCGGGGAGGTGGCGCTGGTGGAGCGGGCACAGCgggtgcagctgcaggagcaggaggttggGCGGCGCCGCCAGGAGCTCGAGGCCACCGTGCGCAAACCAGCCGAGGCCGAGCGCTACCGGCTGGAGCGGCTGGCTGAGGCACAGCG gatgcaggtgctgctgcaggcagaggctgAGGCCGAGACCCTCAAG GTGACGGGTGCTGCCCGTGCCGCGGCCGTGGCCTCTCGTGCCCGCGCCGAGGCCGCGGCGGCCGCAGCCAAGGCCGAGGCCTTCGGGCAGTTCCAGGACGCGGCCGTGGTGGATctggtgctgcagaggctgccccag GTGGCCGAGGCGGTGGCGCAGCCGCTGCTGGGGATGCGCCGGGTGACGCTCGTGGGCGGCTCCGGGGCCGTCGGGGTGGCCAAAATCCCCTCGGAAATCCTGGACTTGGTCACGCGGCTGCCGGGGGCCGTGGGGGCGCTGGCCAGGGGCTCCCAG gtgaccccaacGGAGCCCGAGGGTGGCGCCAGAGCCACTGAAACATCCCCGaatgtccccaaagtgtccccaaatgccCCCAGAGT GTGTCTCGACCATCCCCAGATGTCCCTCAGGAGCCCCCAAATGTCTCCAGGTGCATCCCAGCTGTCCTCAGGCATACCCAAGATGTCCCCAAGTGTGCCTGAAGGTGTCTCCAGATGTCCTCAATGTCCCAGAAGcctccaggtgtgtcccagaTGTCGCCAGGTGCATCCCAGATGTCCCCAAGCAcgtcccaaatgtccccaagtgtGCCCCCAGATGTCCtag